Genomic DNA from Segatella copri:
CTCGGTTGCCAGAAACCTTTCGACCGTCTCTGGATCAGTTCGCTTACGGACACCGCCATCCGTGAGGGACTTCTGAACCTCAGGGACGGCAAGGAGTATGACAATCTCTATCATGCAGCCAAGGCAAGAAGCGAAGCTGACTGGCTCGTCGGCATCAACGGCACACAAGCCCTGACGATAGCCGCAGGACGTGGCACCTATTCCGTAGGTCGTGTGCAGACTCCGACCCTTGGCATGGTGTGCGAACGCTATTGGGAACACAAGCGTTTCGAGTCGAAACCGTTCTGGCAGGTACACTTCGGTGTGGTTGATGCAGACAGTGGCAATATACTGAAGTTCACATCTGCCAACCGATGGACAGACAAAGCCACCGCAACCGATATATATAATAAGGTGAAAGATACCGGTTCTGCCATCATCACAAAGGTCGTAACCAAGCGAAAGGTGGAGAAGGCACCGCTCCTTTACGACCTTACCACCTTGCAGAAAGAAGCCAACTCCCAGCATGGCTTCACGGCAGAGCATACACTCTCCATCGCCCAGAAACTCTACGAGGCAAAGTTCATCACCTATCCAAGAACATCAAGCCGCTATATCTCGGATGATGTATTTGCCACCCTTCCCAAACTCTTCAAGAATCTGGAGAATCATTCGGAATATGGAGAGAAAGTGAAACTCTTGCCTGGCAGTGAGGACTACAGCAAGAACAGCGTGAATGCCGTCAAGGTGACCGATCACCATGCCCTGCTCATCACAGAAAATGCAGCCATTGGTCTTTTCAAGGACGAGAAAACTGTTTATGACATGATATTGTGCCGGATGATTGAAGCGTTCTCGGCAGACTGCATCAAGGACATCACATCAGTATCGGCGCAAGTGGATCATGAAGTTGAGTTTGGCATCAGTGGCTCCATCATCCGACAGACTGGTTGGCGAACGTTGTTGTTCAAGGAAAAGAACAACAGGCTGGACAAGGATGCAGACGCAACAGACAATGAGGTCAAGGATCAAGTCATTCCCAACTGGCAAGAAGGACAGCATATCACTCTTTCTGGCTGCACCATCACGGAGGGCAAGACCAAACCAAAGCCATTGCATACGGAATCCACATTGCTTGCAGCAATGGAGACCGCAGGCAAAGAGATAGAAGATGATACGATGCGCCAGGCAATGAAGGACTGCGGTATTGGCACACCTGCCACACGTGCCGCCATCATCGAAACCCTGCTCAAACGAGAGTATATGGTGCGCCAGCAGAAGAAACTTGTGCCGACGGAAAAAGGACTCGCCCTGCATTCCGTGGTGAAGAACATGGCGATTGCCAATGTGGAGATGACGGGCAAATGGGAGGCGGAACTTGCCAAGATTGAACGAGGTGAAGCAAGTGCAGACGGGTTCACCCATAGTATCGAAGGCTATACCCGTGAAATCACTGCGGAATTGTTAGGTTGTGACAGACTTTTCAGCCACAAGGATTCCGGCTGCCAGTGTCCTAAATGCAAGCAAGGTACCATGCAGTTCTTCGGAAAGGTAGTAAGATGCAGCAACAAGGAGTGCGGTATGCCAGTGTTCAAGCAGGTAGCAGGAAAATTGCTCACTGATGCCGACATCACCGACTTGCTCACCAAGGGCAAGACCAGAACGCTCAATGGTTTCACTAGCAAGCAAGGCAAATCGTTCTCCGCAGCCATTGCCTTTGACGAGAATTTCAACACGAAATTCGTCTTTGCAGAGCGCAAAACAACAGAAAAGCGAGGAAATGTGAAGAGATACAAGAAATAGTTGGTACCTTTGCCACCGAAACATGGTTCATAAATGGTGTCTTTGCAGTTTCACTGCGAAGATAGGCTTCGGCTCAGCAATAAAAGCAAGCTTTATTGCGTTCGCCTTGCACTATCTTTATTAGATGCTTTTATTTACTGTGGATTAAGTGGCGGCACTCGGAGGGATACCGAGTGCCTTTTTCTTGCTTTCACACAAACATCAACCGCCATCCACGGTTTATTATTCACCACTTAATCCATTCAACAGACAAATGAACAGAAAGAAACAGGCACAGACAGAGCTGTCCTATTACGGACTGTACCTCTTGAACCACCTCAGGGAGAACCGTTTCCCACAAGCCAGCGATGCGGACTTTATCCGCGAACGTGCAGACCATGCCGCAGAAGTATATGAGCAGGCACGGCGTGATGCCCTCTTTGCCGATGCGGCACAAGAGCTTGCCATGTCAGCATTGCTGAAAGGTCTCCGCTTTTCCAAGTACAGTATCCTGTACGATGTTGTTGACCGTGAGTTTCCCCTGGAGGTAGCAGTAGAAGATCAGGAAGCGTTTGTCAAGCACCTCCTGCCTCTGGTTGACAACGTGTATTCCATTTACGACCTCACCGATGACGATTTTGCCCAGTCACCGGACTATGACCAGCTCTATACAGAGTTGACTGGAGCCGTAGCCCTTTTTATTGAGTCAAATGGCGTACAATAGAAAACAACGTCTGAACGACAACATCAAGGCGATAGAGACGGCATTCATCCTTGACAGGGAACAGCGCACGCCGACCGCCCGTGAGCGTCTCCTTCTGGAGCGCTACTGCGGATTTGGGGGATTGAAGTGCATCCTGAACCCTGCCAGGGAACTGGCGGATGCCGTCCATTGGGCAAAGTCAGACCTTGAATTGTTTGCTCCAACAGTGGAGCTGCATAGACTTATCCGTGAAAACAGCAAGAATGAAAGCGAGTACAAACAGTTGATGGACAGTCTGAAACAGTCTGTCCTCACGGCATTCTACACGCCGTCAGCCGTTACGGAGGCTCTGACGGATGTGTTGAAAGAGCATCAGATTATCCCCGAAAAGGTGCTTGAACCCTCGGCAGGCATCGGTGCCTTTGTCGATTCCGTCTTGGATAACAATCCCAAGGCAGACATTATGGCATTTGAAAAAGACCTGCTTACGGGAAAGATACTCCGCCATCTGCACCCGGAGCAGAAAGTGCGCATAGAGGGATTCGAGAAGATAGAAAAGCCTTTCAATGACTACTTCGACCTCGCCATCTCAAATATTCCTTTTGGCGATGTTGCCGTGTTTGATCCGTCCTATACAGCCATGAAAGGCATGAGGGCACTTGTCACCAGACGCATACACAACTACTTCTTTGTCAAGGCTCTTGATACGGTAAGGGATGGTGGGTTGGTTGCCTTCATCACCTCACAAGGCGTATTGAATGCCAAAAACAACAGTGCCGCGCGTTTTATGATGCTCTATCATGCAGATCTCGTGTCAGCGATTCGTCTTCCCAACAACCTGTTCACGGAAAATGCCAATACGGAAGTGGGCAGTGACCTCATCATCCTCCAGAAAAACAGCCAAAAGGAGTCGCTGCGAGGAGACGACAATCTGCTTGATACCGTCTATAATGACGAGAACCGCATTCCGACAAACAACTACTTTCTGGAGCATCCGGAACGCATTATCCATACAACGGCAAAGTTGGATACTGACCCGTTCGGCAAACCTGCAATGATATACACGCATGAGGATGGCGTGGAAGGCATTGCTGAGGATTTAAGAAAAATGCTCAATGAAGATTTCGGAAGAAATTTTCATTTGAGCAGATATTTGGTGGAAGAGCAAACCGCCTCATGGAATGAGGTGGAACGGTGGCAGAAACAGGGGCAACCTGCACCGGGATACAGAGAATCTGCACCGGTTACAGAGCAAAACCCCTTATGGAATAAGGGGGAACGGTGGCAAGAGGTAGGGCAGACAAAACTGGAACAACCTGCACCAGAGCAACCAGAAATGGAGCCAGAACTGGGGCAAATAGAACATGGGCACAGTGAACCTGCATCGGCTACAGGGCATACCACCTCATGGAATGAGGTGGAACGGTGGCCGGAGGTGGGGCAAACAAAACTGGGGCAACCTGAATTGGGGCAACCAGAAATGGAGCCAGAACTGGGGCAAATAGAAGCAGCACCGGAGCAAACAAAACTGGGGGCAGAACAAGGGCAAATAGAACATGGGCACAGTGAACCAGTACTTGCTACAGGGAATAACACCTTATGGAATAAGGTGGAACGGGGGCAGGAGCAATCGCAATCGGGGCAAACAAAACTGGGGCATTCAAAAACAAAGCAACCAGAACCAGGGCTAGAACAAGGGCAATCAAAACCGAGGCAAAGTGAATCAGTACCGCCAACAGGGCAATCTCAT
This window encodes:
- a CDS encoding type IA DNA topoisomerase — its product is MKTIIAEKPSVAKEIAHIVGADKREEGYMQGNGYYVTWAFGHLVQPAMPETYGMKGFHAENLPVIPDPFVLVPRQVKTENGYKPDAGVLAQIKIIGKLFDSSERIIVATDAGREGELIFRYLYAYLGCQKPFDRLWISSLTDTAIREGLLNLRDGKEYDNLYHAAKARSEADWLVGINGTQALTIAAGRGTYSVGRVQTPTLGMVCERYWEHKRFESKPFWQVHFGVVDADSGNILKFTSANRWTDKATATDIYNKVKDTGSAIITKVVTKRKVEKAPLLYDLTTLQKEANSQHGFTAEHTLSIAQKLYEAKFITYPRTSSRYISDDVFATLPKLFKNLENHSEYGEKVKLLPGSEDYSKNSVNAVKVTDHHALLITENAAIGLFKDEKTVYDMILCRMIEAFSADCIKDITSVSAQVDHEVEFGISGSIIRQTGWRTLLFKEKNNRLDKDADATDNEVKDQVIPNWQEGQHITLSGCTITEGKTKPKPLHTESTLLAAMETAGKEIEDDTMRQAMKDCGIGTPATRAAIIETLLKREYMVRQQKKLVPTEKGLALHSVVKNMAIANVEMTGKWEAELAKIERGEASADGFTHSIEGYTREITAELLGCDRLFSHKDSGCQCPKCKQGTMQFFGKVVRCSNKECGMPVFKQVAGKLLTDADITDLLTKGKTRTLNGFTSKQGKSFSAAIAFDENFNTKFVFAERKTTEKRGNVKRYKK
- a CDS encoding DUF1896 domain-containing protein gives rise to the protein MAALGGIPSAFFLLSHKHQPPSTVYYSPLNPFNRQMNRKKQAQTELSYYGLYLLNHLRENRFPQASDADFIRERADHAAEVYEQARRDALFADAAQELAMSALLKGLRFSKYSILYDVVDREFPLEVAVEDQEAFVKHLLPLVDNVYSIYDLTDDDFAQSPDYDQLYTELTGAVALFIESNGVQ